The segment GCATCCACTTTAAAAGTATCGGGAACCGCACCGCGATATACAACCCGAATACTCTGGTCGAGATTCTTTTGATCTGTCAAATCGAAAGTGACACCAAGTCCGCCGTTAGTAATTTCTATATTTTGAGGACCGACCTTACCAAAAAGTCTGGACTGTCCAAGCTCACTCTCATCCATAGCAAGCGCTTCAGAAACGTTTAGAAAGTACACACTGTCCTGAGAAAGACCCGAATAAACAAGCCATCCC is part of the Maridesulfovibrio ferrireducens genome and harbors:
- a CDS encoding cytochrome c maturation protein CcmE; this translates as MAKKSGKGVYIVALLLFLGGLGWLVYSGLSQDSVYFLNVSEALAMDESELGQSRLFGKVGPQNIEITNGGLGVTFDLTDQKNLDQSIRVVYRGAVPDTFKVDAEVIVEGTFVGGNKAFKANSLITKCPSKYEKESREG